In the genome of Gloeotrichia echinulata CP02, one region contains:
- a CDS encoding M4 family metallopeptidase, with protein MHLCRNPLCCCIPPYIAEQLGLSESFYYDATPTSDATPDTNSLRFISAGDSEKRRKYREIYTYDQKNSPGYPMKLVRKESEPPTEDETVNEAYNHSGDVYDFYEQVFNRNSLNGEGSRLISVVNILPELFDTAGLLRTGKDYAAMGYAKGDGSKYFSFTKSLDVVGHEMTHGLIEFTSKLKYQSESGALNESFCDVMGSLVTQWKNKQTAKEADWLIGKEIYFPETGIKAIRTLKEEKVHKEDKQAKHYQDLYTDGTDLNKQVHINSGIPNHAFYKVAMEIGGNAWEKPGQIWYKTLLVLNPNSTMKDVANQTYIQAGCLFGKNSLEQKAVKKAWDEVGLSFD; from the coding sequence ATGCATTTGTGCCGCAATCCCCTATGCTGTTGCATCCCGCCTTATATTGCTGAACAACTAGGATTATCAGAATCTTTTTATTATGATGCAACTCCTACGTCTGATGCAACTCCAGACACTAACTCCTTAAGATTTATCAGCGCAGGAGATTCAGAAAAACGGCGAAAATATCGGGAGATATACACTTATGATCAAAAGAATAGTCCTGGTTATCCCATGAAATTAGTTCGTAAAGAAAGCGAACCACCGACTGAAGATGAAACTGTGAATGAAGCCTATAATCACTCTGGTGATGTTTATGATTTCTACGAACAAGTCTTCAATAGAAACTCGCTAAATGGTGAAGGATCACGCTTGATTTCTGTTGTTAATATTCTACCAGAGTTGTTTGACACTGCTGGATTACTACGTACTGGTAAAGATTATGCAGCTATGGGTTATGCTAAAGGTGATGGAAGTAAATATTTTAGTTTTACAAAGTCACTTGATGTTGTGGGTCACGAAATGACACATGGCTTAATCGAATTCACTAGTAAGCTGAAATATCAGTCTGAGTCTGGCGCACTTAATGAAAGTTTTTGTGATGTCATGGGTAGCTTAGTTACTCAATGGAAAAATAAGCAGACTGCTAAGGAAGCTGATTGGCTAATAGGTAAGGAGATATATTTTCCAGAAACAGGAATAAAGGCTATCCGCACCTTGAAAGAAGAAAAAGTTCACAAGGAAGATAAGCAGGCTAAACACTACCAAGATTTGTATACTGATGGTACAGACCTTAATAAACAGGTGCATATTAACTCAGGTATTCCCAACCACGCTTTCTATAAAGTGGCTATGGAGATTGGAGGCAATGCTTGGGAGAAACCTGGTCAGATTTGGTACAAAACTTTGCTTGTTTTAAACCCGAATAGCACGATGAAGGATGTAGCAAATCAAACCTACATACAAGCAGGTTGCCTATTCGGTAAAAATAGCCTTGAACAAAAAGCTGTTAAAAAAGCTTGGGATGAGGTTGGACTGTCGTTTGATTGA
- a CDS encoding PIN domain-containing protein, which translates to MSDRVFLDTNILIYGYSQDEPDKQQRAVECVQSGDVWISTQVLNETINVLKRKFLLEYSQIRAVVEEFTEQFEIAIVSVTTIETALNLAERYQYSYFDSLIVASALEVGCQILYSEDLQHSQQIDRQLTIINPFHS; encoded by the coding sequence ATGTCCGATAGAGTTTTTCTCGATACTAATATCTTAATCTATGGGTATTCTCAGGATGAACCTGATAAACAACAGCGTGCCGTTGAATGTGTTCAATCAGGTGACGTTTGGATTAGTACCCAAGTTCTCAATGAAACAATTAATGTTTTAAAACGGAAGTTTCTCTTAGAATACTCTCAAATTAGGGCTGTTGTTGAAGAATTTACCGAACAGTTTGAAATTGCGATCGTTTCCGTTACCACCATTGAAACGGCTTTAAATTTAGCCGAACGTTATCAGTATAGTTACTTTGATAGCTTAATTGTAGCGAGTGCCTTAGAAGTGGGTTGTCAGATCCTCTACAGTGAAGATTTACAACATAGTCAGCAGATAGATCGTCAATTAACGATTATTAATCCTTTTCATTCTTAA